The Anderseniella sp. Alg231-50 genome has a segment encoding these proteins:
- a CDS encoding lytic murein transglycosylase, protein MKLKTLAGVGLFMVLAAGPAAAASCGNTGAGFDRWLGSFKKEAAAKGIGKRALKSLNGLTYSRQVIRLDRNQKSFRISQAAFIKGRVTPGRIKRAKQKLKKHARLFASIEKKYGVPKEIIVAIWAMETDFGANRGKMNVFRSLATLAYDCRRSKFFKNELMAALKIAHRGWMTPRQMRGAWAGELGQTQFLASSYLNYAVDYNGDGRRDLVRSTADVLASTANYLKRKGWRRGGGFKQRALAEWNKSRKYQVAIAVFAERVK, encoded by the coding sequence ATGAAGCTCAAGACACTGGCAGGGGTGGGACTGTTCATGGTGTTGGCAGCAGGCCCGGCAGCGGCCGCGTCATGCGGTAATACGGGAGCCGGATTTGACCGCTGGCTGGGGAGTTTCAAGAAAGAGGCCGCGGCCAAGGGGATCGGCAAGCGAGCGCTGAAATCGCTGAATGGCCTGACTTACTCGAGACAGGTCATCCGGTTGGATCGCAACCAGAAATCATTCCGGATATCGCAGGCGGCGTTCATCAAGGGCCGGGTGACACCGGGCCGCATCAAGCGCGCCAAGCAGAAACTGAAAAAACACGCGCGCCTGTTTGCCTCGATTGAGAAGAAGTATGGCGTGCCCAAGGAAATCATCGTGGCAATCTGGGCCATGGAAACGGATTTCGGCGCCAACCGCGGCAAGATGAACGTGTTCCGGTCGCTGGCGACGCTGGCCTATGACTGCCGTCGCTCGAAGTTCTTCAAGAACGAGCTCATGGCGGCATTGAAAATTGCCCATCGCGGCTGGATGACGCCAAGACAGATGCGCGGTGCCTGGGCCGGCGAGCTCGGCCAGACCCAGTTCCTGGCGTCGAGCTACCTGAACTATGCAGTCGACTACAACGGTGATGGCCGCCGCGACCTGGTGCGCTCGACAGCGGACGTGCTGGCGTCAACCGCGAACTATCTCAAGCGCAAGGGCTGGCGCCGGGGCGGCGGCTTCAAGCAGCGGGCGCTGGCGGAATGGAACAAATCGAGGAAGTACCAGGTGGCGATCGCCGTCTTCGCTGAACGGGTGAAGTGA